The Pedobacter frigiditerrae genomic sequence AACAGGACTTCCGCCATAGTTCTCGTAATTAAAACGATCAAAAAATTCATCTTTTAATCCTTTTTTAATGGTTAATACGTAAAACGATTCTGCTAATTTTAGCATTATATTTCCCGTAAAACCATCACAAACTATAACATCAGCTTTATCATTAAATAAATCCCTTCCCTCTACATTACCTACAAAATTAAAAAGGTTGCTTTCTTTCATTAGAGGAAAAGTAGCCAATGAAAGTATATTCCCTTTTTCATCCTCTTCACCAATATTCATTAACGCAACTTTCGGATTTTCTATTTGCATGATATGCTCAGCATACATACTTCCTAGAGCACCAAATTGCAATAAAATCTCTGGTTTACAGTCTGCATTGGCACCAACGTCCAACATCAATCCTGTTCCTCCTTTTAATTTAGGAACAATGGTTGATAAACATGGGCGAATAATTCCTGGGATTGTTTTTACGCTAAATACAGCACCAACAAGCATAGCACCAGAATTTCCTGCGCTAGCGAATGAATCAATTTTGCCTTCCTTTAATAATTGGAAGCCAACTGCAATACTTGAGTTTGGTTTTTGAAGAATGGCTTTTGTTGGGTGCTCACCCATACCAATTACTTCATCAGTATGTACATATTCAAAGTGATCCGGATTGAATCCATTCTCTGAAAGTAGCGGTTTAATCTGCTGGGTATCGCCAATAAGCACCAAGTGCTGATCGGGAGTAAGGGATTGATGAGCTGCTATTGCCCCCAAAACGTTAGCTTTGGGAGCATAGTCTCCGCCCATAATATCGAGACCTATTTTCATAGTAAAAATCTTTTGTGTGTAAGCATAATGCTAATTAATTCCAACAATCTAAGTTAAACTTAAACCACTGGAAAACACAAAAATTTTTCAGAAAATTAACCTATTGAAGTGTTTTCTATAACTAATTTACCGTTGTAGTACAAGTTACCATCAACATTGTAAGCTGTATGAGGAACGTGTATAGCACCAGTAGTTTGGCATGTAGCCAAAGAAGGAGCCACAGCTTTGTAGTGAGTTCTTCTTT encodes the following:
- the plsX gene encoding phosphate acyltransferase PlsX, giving the protein MKIGLDIMGGDYAPKANVLGAIAAHQSLTPDQHLVLIGDTQQIKPLLSENGFNPDHFEYVHTDEVIGMGEHPTKAILQKPNSSIAVGFQLLKEGKIDSFASAGNSGAMLVGAVFSVKTIPGIIRPCLSTIVPKLKGGTGLMLDVGANADCKPEILLQFGALGSMYAEHIMQIENPKVALMNIGEEDEKGNILSLATFPLMKESNLFNFVGNVEGRDLFNDKADVIVCDGFTGNIMLKLAESFYVLTIKKGLKDEFFDRFNYENYGGSPVLGVNAPVVIGHGISSPEAVKNMIFQSRDMILTGLVGKIQAAFQ
- the rpmF gene encoding 50S ribosomal protein L32 — its product is MAHPKRKISKQRRDKRRTHYKAVAPSLATCQTTGAIHVPHTAYNVDGNLYYNGKLVIENTSIG